A single Candidatus Polarisedimenticolaceae bacterium DNA region contains:
- a CDS encoding biopolymer transporter ExbD: MRLGEIPKIRSTINVTPLVDVVLVLLIIFMVMAPNMQKGPGPEINLPATERPTQQGTSDRILVTLDEKGVLWIEDKQVPAASFGDGLRAAAGAEKNPKVVLQCDARLPFGEIRQTMLAIEQAGFDGVALIAERAGTHTRRG; encoded by the coding sequence ATGCGACTCGGTGAAATCCCCAAGATCCGCTCGACGATCAACGTCACGCCGCTCGTGGACGTGGTGCTGGTCTTGCTGATCATCTTCATGGTCATGGCCCCCAACATGCAGAAGGGGCCGGGGCCGGAGATCAACCTGCCGGCGACGGAGAGGCCGACGCAGCAGGGGACCAGCGACCGGATCCTCGTCACGCTCGACGAGAAGGGCGTGCTCTGGATCGAGGACAAGCAGGTCCCGGCGGCGAGCTTCGGCGATGGGCTCCGTGCGGCCGCGGGAGCGGAGAAGAACCCCAAAGTCGTGCTGCAGTGCGATGCGCGGCTTCCGTTCGGAGAGATCCGCCAGACGATGCTCGCCATCGAGCAGGCCGGCTTCGATGGGGTCGCCCTCATCGCCGAGCGCGCCGGCACGCACACGCGGAGGGGCTGA
- a CDS encoding biopolymer transporter ExbD, giving the protein MSGSSDTGLQSEINVTPLVDVVLVLLIIFMVVVPLMLEGYDVNTPRTSVEAAPTAAEQSQVVLRIASGTCGILEPPAHRGLPADCRVSLADKDIPVAELPTRVRELLGARPRDQRVLFLAADDRLNYEGVLRIVDLAKSGVDDLKIGVITTE; this is encoded by the coding sequence ATGAGCGGCAGTTCCGACACCGGTCTTCAGTCCGAGATCAACGTCACCCCCTTGGTCGACGTCGTGCTCGTGCTGCTGATCATCTTCATGGTCGTCGTCCCCCTCATGCTGGAGGGGTACGACGTCAACACCCCGCGCACGTCGGTCGAGGCCGCCCCGACGGCGGCCGAGCAGTCGCAGGTCGTGCTGCGCATCGCTTCGGGGACGTGCGGCATCCTCGAGCCGCCGGCCCATCGAGGGCTCCCGGCCGACTGCCGGGTCAGCCTGGCCGACAAGGACATCCCCGTCGCCGAGCTTCCCACGCGCGTGCGTGAGCTTCTCGGTGCCCGGCCCCGGGATCAGCGTGTGCTGTTCCTCGCCGCGGATGACCGCCTGAACTACGAGGGCGTCCTCCGCATCGTCGATCTCGCCAAGTCGGGAGTCGACGATCTCAAGATCGGCGTCATCACGACCGAGTGA
- a CDS encoding MotA/TolQ/ExbB proton channel family protein, giving the protein MSLTELLGNVGLFGLAVMGCLAVLSVFSVTVILDKYRKFRAAQKQWQMFRPAFAKSLRAGEVKETIVAAKQHQSSYVAQVVSAGLTEFAGAKECGSDSETQEELVTSALEHSKIEALIEMRRGLSSLATIGSTAPFIGLFGTVVGIINAFRGIAATGSGGMAAVSGGIAEALVATALGIFVAIPAVVAFNHFTGDLERFQVEINQASNEIVNVLFKTHKELHATR; this is encoded by the coding sequence ATGAGCTTGACGGAGCTGTTGGGAAACGTCGGACTCTTCGGCCTCGCGGTCATGGGGTGCCTCGCCGTGCTCTCGGTCTTCTCGGTGACGGTGATCCTCGACAAGTACCGCAAGTTCCGCGCGGCCCAGAAGCAATGGCAGATGTTTCGCCCCGCCTTCGCGAAGTCCCTCCGCGCGGGTGAGGTGAAGGAAACGATCGTCGCCGCCAAGCAGCATCAGAGCTCGTACGTGGCGCAGGTCGTGTCCGCCGGCCTCACGGAGTTCGCCGGCGCCAAGGAGTGCGGCAGCGATTCCGAGACGCAGGAGGAGCTGGTCACGAGCGCGCTCGAGCACTCGAAGATCGAGGCGCTCATCGAGATGCGCCGCGGCCTCAGCTCCCTGGCGACGATCGGATCGACCGCGCCGTTCATCGGCCTCTTCGGAACGGTCGTCGGGATCATCAACGCCTTCCGCGGCATCGCGGCCACCGGCTCCGGCGGGATGGCGGCGGTCTCCGGCGGTATCGCCGAGGCGCTCGTCGCGACCGCGCTCGGCATCTTCGTCGCGATCCCCGCGGTCGTCGCGTTCAACCACTTCACGGGGGACCTCGAGCGCTTCCAGGTCGAGATCAACCAGGCCTCGAACGAGATCGTGAACGTCCTGTTCAAGACGCACAAGGAACTCCATGCGACTCGGTGA
- a CDS encoding AgmX/PglI C-terminal domain-containing protein, with translation MATNLQSRAFLKSLAIHGVVAAVVLAIPAGPLRRMAQPDEVEVVFHRPPPPPDPLPLRAALPLPKGGVLPAGPKTPSHVPTPSAPAAPEAPLAANPPGLPEGATETPSAAPPKPKVGNTGILAFRDQIASVADDKSSISLGAQAHLKAAADANTSSPRDYLLNAVPGGSGGINSAALSRSVGGGGGGTGGAGGGGMQGVAVGRATDALAGIGGGGGSRGHGGSGSGSADGSTGGPGAKPGRTDEEIQIVFDRHKSSFYRLYHEELRNDPTLKGQMVLKLTIEPDGSVSMCTLQSSDMKAPALAAQVVQRVRAINFGAKDVPALTIVYPIDFLPAA, from the coding sequence GTGGCGACGAACCTGCAATCCCGCGCCTTTCTGAAGAGCCTCGCGATTCACGGCGTGGTGGCCGCGGTGGTTTTGGCGATACCGGCCGGGCCGCTTCGCCGCATGGCGCAGCCCGATGAGGTCGAGGTGGTCTTCCATCGACCGCCTCCGCCGCCGGATCCGCTGCCACTGCGCGCGGCGCTGCCCCTTCCGAAGGGTGGCGTGCTCCCCGCGGGGCCCAAGACGCCGTCCCACGTGCCGACGCCGTCGGCACCGGCCGCGCCCGAAGCGCCGCTCGCCGCGAACCCTCCGGGCCTGCCCGAAGGCGCGACCGAGACTCCGAGCGCGGCGCCGCCGAAGCCGAAGGTGGGGAACACCGGCATCCTGGCGTTCCGTGACCAGATCGCGAGCGTGGCGGACGACAAGAGCTCGATCAGCCTCGGCGCCCAGGCGCACCTGAAAGCAGCGGCCGACGCGAACACGAGCTCGCCGCGTGACTACCTGCTCAACGCCGTTCCGGGCGGAAGCGGCGGAATCAACTCCGCGGCGCTCAGCCGGAGCGTCGGCGGCGGTGGCGGAGGCACGGGCGGCGCAGGCGGCGGCGGGATGCAGGGCGTCGCCGTGGGACGCGCCACGGACGCGCTCGCCGGGATCGGCGGAGGCGGCGGCTCGCGCGGCCACGGCGGATCGGGGTCGGGCTCCGCCGACGGATCGACCGGGGGTCCGGGAGCGAAGCCGGGCCGCACGGACGAAGAGATCCAGATCGTCTTCGACCGGCACAAGTCGTCGTTCTACCGGCTCTACCACGAAGAGCTGCGCAACGACCCGACGTTGAAGGGTCAAATGGTGCTGAAGCTGACGATCGAGCCGGACGGCAGCGTGTCGATGTGCACGCTGCAATCGTCCGACATGAAAGCACCGGCGCTCGCGGCGCAGGTCGTCCAGCGCGTGCGCGCGATCAACTTCGGCGCGAAGGACGTGCCCGCGCTGACCATCGTCTATCCGATCGATTTCTTGCCGGCTGCATGA